Part of the Prunus dulcis chromosome 8, ALMONDv2, whole genome shotgun sequence genome is shown below.
CAAGAGTGTGCTATCATTTTATGAACAACATGACATTAGTGTACCTGATATGAGTGTCTATCATAAAATGGGTAGAGGTCATTCTTGTCAACAAAAGGATTCTATTACATTTGAGCATTATTATCACATTGATGTATTTAATGATGTAATAGATTTTCAGTTAGTGGAGTTAAATACTAGATTTCCTGAGCAAACAATGGAACTTCTTTATATGACCTCAACATTGGATCCTATTAATTCTTTCAAGTGATTTAACATCGATGATATATGCAATCTTGCTGAGAAGTTTTATCCGGAAGAAACCGAGTTGCAGGCTTTAAATCAACAATTGAGATTTTATAAGATTGATATGGACCATATTCTAGCCTTCAAGAATCTCGATTCCATTCTTGAATTGCTGAAGTGTTTACTTCACACAGGGTTAGCACACAGCTACCATTTGGTTGATAGATTGATTAGTTTGGTGTGAACTCTTCATGTTTCTACAACAGCAACAGAATGTGCATTTTCATCTATGAGACTTATCAAAAATAGACTTTGGAACAAGATCGAGGATGAGTTTCTTGTTGATTGTACGATACTTCACATTGAAAAGGAATTTGTTGATAATATTGATAATGAATCACTGATTAGTGATTTTAACTCTTAGAAGTCTCGAAGGGTGCAACttaaatagttttattttgtatttgcattgcatatttatttattgttgccTTCGTTTACTAGTTTCTATCTTATGTACTATATGCATTTTGAGAGGTACGGCTCATTATGTCTGTCCTGACTAggtgtattattttttgttattaattaaattcacTTGTGTCGTTGAGTTTTATTGTAAGGTAAATCCAGCCCATGCCATTTGAATTCCTAAATCTGTCCCTCGTCAGGAGCACTTGCGGAGCCCTTGACTAGCTTTGGTCTGGCGACTATGGCTTAGGCGCACGTCTTGCGCGCATAAatattcttctctttttttgctGCACATGCCTCAAccttctctctcccccttttcTCCTGTAGGTCCCACTTGCAAATAATGTAAAAAAGATACACATGCATCATTTTATACATTTTTGGGTGGTAGTATAAATGTACATCGTTTTACACCTGACCATTGGAGGGACTTCCGACGATATTAAATGTAAATATAGCATACAACTGCCTTTACACCTAATTATTGTGAATGCTCTAAGCAAATGCAATGTATTTAAGATGTAACAATCAGACTGaatttcaaaaagaaacatcCTAGAAAGAAAATTCTATGAGTTGTAGCATCAACAAAGTAAATAGAACTATGCTCTTATATTATTTGGAACTCTCATATTTGCTCTATTTTACAATATGTTACGTTATCAACATGAAagtcatatattttctttactgtAAATTTCTCAACTGCAATCAATGTGGTTATTTTCTATCTTGTCCGCTCTCACCTTATTATTGTGATGATGTGCAAATGTTTCTTGATGTATTATGTTTTCTCACAATTTATCTATTATTGCTTTTCATATGTACTTGATTTATTAATATGTATAACACGAATAATTAGAAAGCCCATACGATAAgttaattatgaaataaaattgctCTCGAAAGCAAACATAGTATTGGcctttaaaattttttttttgagaaaacgGTAGATTgcattgcattcataatttagGTGCTATCTGCCACAAGGACAAATACATTTGTAGTCACACCGATAACAGCAAGGGCACAAGATATTCCTCATAGTCACACATGACCAAATAAAATTCCTTGAAAAACCAGCTAAAGGcctcaaaatacaaaattacaaatacaACAACCTTTAAATTCTAACAAATAAAACTTTTAAGTAAAGACTACAATACACACAATAAACTCAAAAGAATTGATACATTTATTACAACTCAAAAGAATTGCAAATTGCAGATTTTGTCATCCCCCATTAATTAAcccattttcaaatttttcatttggttGTAAAAGGAATTAAGTGCAAATTGAGCAAAATTTAGAGAAACGCACCGTCTTAATCGACTTTCATCTCTCGTTGTGACATCTAAACTTGTTGTGAGCGTGCGTTTCAGTTCTCTCTTCCAAGCCCTAATCTGTTGCTCCTTCCACCTCTCCTCTTCAGGTAAACTCGTCACAGTCTCCAACTTTCCTTTCGTTTCCTTTGGTTTCTGAGCAAACAAACGTCGCTTGGGTTGTCCATGTACGTTAActttgttgaagaaaatttaattgtaCTGTAGAAAGCCTTGTACTTTATGCAACTGATAGGCATTTTCATGGTTAACAGCATGTCGAGGCCGCTCTCAAAGTTGCTCTTCAAGGGAATTTCAGGCTTCCCGGCTGCCTGTTCTAGTAAAATTGTAAGATTCGACATATGGGTTTGTTTTGCTTCAGTTCTAATTTCAGCTGAAATGGGAAATCGGATTGTGGGCTTGTTTCAGTGcagaattgatttgattgtgTATGCATATTCTGTGTTTTTGCATAAATAACTGGGTCAAGTGATAGCATGTGTGTGTGCTTGTGCGTTTATTAGTATTGAATTCATGAATTCCATGTCTTCAGTGTTCGCTTACTTTGTTCAAATGTTTATACTTCGTACTCCCCAATGTTAGCAGttaaatgttttcttttaattggTAGTAGGTATCTGGATCCTTTTATCAAAATGGAATGAGATACTCAACCTCTGTGCCTAATGACTCCGACACACATGACGATTTTAAACCCGCTAATAAGTTCGACGGTTCTGGCCTTAGTTTGAAGGAACTTGTTGAGCAGGTAAATATATGCCAAACGAATCCTCTTGATATGAGCTCCTTGTTTCCCTTTGTCATCCAGACAAAAGTTCACTTTTCCTTAAGTTAATAGTTCTGGTCTGTTTCTGGTGTAGGATGTGAAGGACAACCCTGTAATGCTTTATATGAAAGGAGTGCCTGAGGTTCCCCAATGTGGATTCAGCTCACTTGCAGTAAGAGTGTTAAAACAATATGGTAAGTCTTGAAATGCTCAGTTTGTATTCTAACTATTTTTCATCCCTTGGTTTAGTTCACCAAAGTCAAATTTATGAAATAAGAACAAAGGATAACTAAACTAAACCGTAGTGATGTTCATGGTCTTCAGATTGTTCATATTTGTCGTCACAGTGGAGAGGCCTTTAGCTAAAGATAGACATCTAAATGGCTTGACAGTTTTGAACATATACACACAAGCTGATATGATGATTGTTGCAAAAATAAGTCGGTTTCTTCTAAAAGAAACTGAaagaaattcagaatttttatcccctttgaagaaattggtcatatGTTCCTTGCATTGTTGCTAATGATATTATTATGATAATCTTTATCCATACAGCTGTTCCTTTGAGTGCTAGGAATATTTTGGAAGATCCTGAGCTCAAAACTGCTGTTAAAGCTTTTAGGTAAGGGTCCAttctatgaattttttgtttttagctttcagttttgtttttttagttaCAGATGAAGAGGAAAGATAAGAATTAAATGTGGAGGTAGACAAGAAATGAGAGAAGTGAGGGAGacatgaaagaaaatttataaaactaaaagttaaaaagacaaaaactgTTTCTAGTTTCTCTTCTCACTTTGCTCTCCTTTTCCCTGCActatctttatttaaaataaaaaacaaaaccattaTGAAACGGGTTCTAAGTTCATTCATTTCAGCATTTTCCTGCTTGTTTTTGTCCTATGCAGCCACTGGCCAACATTTCCACAGATATTCATCAAGGGGGAGTTCATTGGAGGGTCAGACATAATTCTCAATATGCACCAGGTTAGTGCTTATAAAAttagtacttttttttttttttttaaatttaaagctTTGCATTGCTCTGATACTATGATCTATCCTACGTAGTCTGGTGAGCTCAAGGAAAAGCTTAAGGATATCGCGGTCAATCAAGAGAAGTCTGCATAAGAAAAATTATGAGAGGGTAGGTTAAATGTTATCTGTGTAATCTTTTGTTGATAAAAGATGACTAGATATGTGGTTATCCTTGTTTCCTTCAAGGTTGATAAACCTAATTTGCAATAAATGTCAGCTTAATATTCTCTTTTCATCTTCAACCTTCATGAAATATGTCAAAGTGTTCATGTGGGCTTCCATTTACTGCTTGTTCACCCAGTGTGCTCAAAGTGGACCTCTGAGGAAACATACAGTTTGGGCCAATGACTTTTCAATGGAGTCAAATTTAGGAGTCTTGAAAAGCCTAAAAATTACAACATTGCCACCGAAGTTTGCGACTCTGAAAACCATATTGCAGGGATAGTAATAGTATTTTACAACTGGtcctttttgggttttttgccTTTAATTTGTAGGTGgttgtgtttatatataaaatcaaggCTAGAAACGGGGTTCGTTATAGATATCTACAAAGGAAACCTCTTTCAAGGAAttacttaaataaaatttcagtttttatttataggaCTTCAGGTTCTGATTTGAATTTCATACAGAATTGCATGTTAACATAATTCATGAAACGAAAAAGATTGAAAAGTATTTATGCATCTCTTATGCAATGGACTACTTTACTAGTGTGTTGTGTGATATTGTGCCCCGATGACATTTGAAGGATATTGTAAACCATACGGTATCCCTCTATTGTAATTTGAATGAACTAGAGAACTAGCAAGTGATATCATGTAGATGGCGGCAACGGGTCTAGTTCAGTATAAAAGAGTCTTAACTTGTTGATCAGTAGTTTCAGAGTTCGAACCTTCATGACACCTTAGTAGTGTACAGGTCTGTTAAAAAGAGCCCAAGTCCAATGAACTAGTTCGAATTCAGCCCAATTGTAGAAAAGGTAGGGCATGGgcatttcttgtattttttattttttttagaagtATGTGGATGGCATGAGATGGAGAGAACATTAGATTGGGCCAAATTTCAAACCAATCACCCATTGACTAGATCCTCCAAATGGGCATTGTAACCTGTCAAGTTTGCTTGGGCCATAGCTTAAAAGTGTCAACTTCCTTTTCAGTCCAATCAAGTTGCTATAGGCTCGATAGTTACCCGAGTAGGTAGGTACCTGTCTTGCAATGCAATTATGCAACAAATCTCACCGCCCAAAACACAACAAATtggcattattttttttctttttgggttatCATTGACATATCATAATGCCATACAAAGTCAAATTTCAATCTAAAAAAAGTGGAATATGGAAAATTACAGAATCATATACATGAATGATTATACATCAAATATTCATCTTCCAGGGAATGCcgcttttatgtttttgtttggtttgaagAAACTCTATTGTATATAACAATAGTTCCAAACCCGAGAAACAAATGTTCGTAAAAAGATACATTAATGCAAGACGCTTATACTTAAAATGATTAACAGCATTTGAGCTCCTAGATTCGATTACGTAATTCTATATTGGATAATAGTAGTACAACTAGGACACTTAAAAGAATGAGCTAAGAGGACGTGGACCCAAGACTCGAAATAATCTGAGGTACCTTACATTATTAAACATGCTTGGTGAAGaataatagaaataaaaacgAAGGGAGCAATGATCAAATTGCAGCGTCTGCTTAAGGatattcaaattcaatacACGATGTCTGTCCAAACCTGAACAACCAAAGGGCCCAAAGGGGACCAAGCATGTGGGGAAGGGAGAGAAAGCCAACGCGTCACAATTCTCACCACACAATGGAATTGAAAACATCGATGTCATGTATTTTTCCCATGCTTTAAAGAAATCAGTTCGTAGGGTTGGGCTTGTGTCCATTTCTTTACCACATTTCACTTCTTGAATTGGATTCGTGGATTGGTAAGATcaattgcatggtaagatgaGACACAAGGGGACCGGCACTCTTCTTAATCTCATCAATCTCTTGTGTTATCCGACTCAAAAGGATcttaaatttccaaaataaaagaagtggACGACATGTCATTTGAACCAACGGCCGAGATCGAGTTGCGATGCACTATAAACATCTTCCCCCTGGTCGGGTCCGCGTTGCGGAAGCTTTAGCGCCAATTCTTCTTCGTTTTGCGATAATGTCAACTCTTCGTCAATGCCCTTCATCCAATCGCGTAGCCACTACATGGCTCATTGTCACACCATGCAAGTGATGCATCTGCGTGTTCGGGTTGTCCATTCCACCAGATGGACGTCTGCAATCGTGCCACgtcttattaaaaaatttattttttagttttaaaatttcaaaattccacCAAAATATCCTTGATCTCAGAGAAATTCATCGAAAAATACAACAAACTACTAATCGCTTCtactaatttaaaataatccCAAACTAATTCATCTTAATCTCCAAATTCTTCATTTATCATCAAAATTGAGTTTCCACACTTGTCTCGGGcctcatgtttttttttttttttttggttatgttCACTAGCACATAAATtatgtatattaatttatctAAGTATTTTTTATATACTAATAATTATGTACTTCCTTCCTTTATGGTAGAGTATGATTAATGTACCTacaaaaatgttattttatgaataatgTAACTAGTATGAATGATATATTTGCATATTAGGTAGTGATTTGGTGTCGCTCTCTCGTATACGAGGAGAGGCGAAACAATTGGGGGTTTGCACGAATCCTCCCCTTTTGTCCACTCTCTATAGTCGGTGTTAGCTCCTGGGTTTTGCTTTGACGCTTATAGCAATGTACAAAGAACTATGCACTCATAGGAGGTTTTTGTCGGTAGTCTTACGTTGTGGTGGATTGTTATTTGTTGGGCTTGTAGTAGTGCTTTGTTTTGTCTGGTTGGTGGAGGTGCGATTGGTAgttcttctttattttgtgttttgttctTGTGGCAGTTTCGTTTTGGTGTTCTTTTGGTAATGAAATTTTGCATGCTCAACAATTATCGCGCTGTACAAAAGACTATGTTTAAATAGGAGGCCTTCTTTGACAGAACCTGAGAGGTGGTGGCGTGCTCTTTTGATGGGTTCCTTTTAGTTTTcactttgtttctttgtattttgttcCTGTGGACTATTCCTTTTGGTGTGTCATTGTTTCTAACCCATTGCATGCTGAACAAATCTTGCGCTGTACAAAGGACTATGTTTACATAGGAGGCCTTCTTTGACAGAATCTGAGAGGCCTTGGTGTCCTCTTTTCAATGGGTTGCTATTAgcttatatttggtgatgggTTAGATTTGTTTTAGAAGTGTCTGTTTTGTGATTCTGGTTTTGTTTGGACTCTTTTGTTAGTCTGTTGCATGTGTGACACTCTTTTCTCGCTCGGGCTTAGTTTCCTAAGAAGGTTTTAATGAGACCACTGTAAACATGCCGGTTTCTTTTGTACTATTCCTGGAATGAATTTCTCTTCTAAAAAAAGGATAGTGACTTGGCTattaagtatatatatatgaaatgggggtttttttttttttttggtcgtaATATATATGAAAGGGTTTTGTTATGCATTCTTATTCACAAAgtgatattttttataataaaaaaaattctccaacTCATGAAAGCCGCCTCCGTTGCTCTTGGCGGGTCTTGTCCAAGTTGAGGTCCAGTAGTGAGCTGACACATGAGATTAGCGCGGGCATTTTAGATCGAAAAATCGCAAATACCGACCTAGGTTTACCGCATCTAAACCGACCTATCATGAAAACCGACCGCAATATGTGATTGCAGTTACGGTTCCACATTTTCAAATAATGCGGTATATCGAAAACGgcaatataatttaattaattattaaaataaatacttataattattttatattaactaATAGAGGCTAGGACTTCATCATTTAGATGaatctttctctcttctctcttatcactttttatttttctttttattcttcctctctctcttcctatCTGTCGGGCTCACCTAGGCTCTGAATGTATTACTAATGAAGTGATCTCCGGCAATCTCTTGAAGTTCCCtctattgtttttttaaaaaatctcaGCCTTGAAAAAATATCTTTTGAATATTTAGTGAATTAATATAACTTAATTagtaaataattaaacttTTTCTAGTAGGAACCTCGGTTTCAATTAGTATTACAAACTCATCGGTTGTGTTGATAATTTTCATAGGTTGTTGTTAGTGAGTTAGCCGAGATAATCTCTAACTTGCAATCAACTATGTAGGTCGATTCATGGTTCGTCTTTTTATCATACCATAATACGTCAGTCCGATTCACGATTTCATTAAAAAGTTGCGGAAATCGAACTGCAACCACCCCTAAGCGGTCAATACCCTGTAACAACGAGACTAGAGGAGAGACAAACGTTGGTTGGTTAGTTAGGTACGAGTAAGTCTGGTGCTAAGTCCGCGTCCATGTGGCATAATATTACTGTTTTGTTCAGCAGGATAAGTCCCCACATGTCAACATATTTGAAACATTATAGATGATAAATTGAGAGTGGAGGacaaatgaaagaaacaatttctttttgttagaaaagATATGTAGTCGATGACACAAATATTTCTTCCCCTATACATGACTTTCTCATCACTACAACACACAGTACAAGATGCAAAGTCACCTAACtgtaaaatgcaagaaatccttttgttgtcttttttcctttttatattcCCCAACCAAAACCAATGATGCAAGGATCCCCAAAATGGACCTACTAGTcaataataatgaaattggGATTTATATTCACTTtaccaaaaacataaaaagattgTGATTTATTCACCAAAGgagataatttttggtttcCCTATTTCCCGATCAAACAAGTTACTAGAAAGTTGACACAAGGGGACCCAACGTACCAAACTTTATCGAGTCCAGAGGCATGTGCATTTGTACTATTCAGTAATTAAAATGGTTGGTACATATTTTACCAAATGTGCATTTCTAAGTGCTACCAGACTCCATATTCAGTCCTTCAAACTCACAACATCATTAATAAATACAGAGGTTCGAAATCCTACAATCTTATCAAGTTATAAGGACGAATATGTTAAAATACTTTTGTTAGATGGAACATACTCATTCATAAAAGTTGTTAAAATCTTTTATTAGACCAAAGAATAATAGACAATAATTTTGTTCTTGTAATTATATGATTAAAAGGTCATCCACATTGTGCATGGGGTTTAGTTAGTGGAAAAGGGTCTTCGAATTCCCGCAACATCATAGTTCTATGTGTGTAAAAAATCTTTCTCTActgtagtttagattatcacTTATgctaaaaaaaagttgaaaaaacaATAAGATTGTGGGTGGACACGTGTGCACTCTATCCTTTCTAAACATTATGTACAAAAAGCAAATAGAAG
Proteins encoded:
- the LOC117637483 gene encoding monothiol glutaredoxin-S15, mitochondrial-like — translated: MSRPLSKLLFKGISGFPAACSSKIVSGSFYQNGMRYSTSVPNDSDTHDDFKPANKFDGSGLSLKELVEQDVKDNPVMLYMKGVPEVPQCGFSSLAVRVLKQYAVPLSARNILEDPELKTAVKAFSHWPTFPQIFIKGEFIGGSDIILNMHQSGELKEKLKDIAVNQEKSA